DNA from Leishmania donovani BPK282A1 complete genome, chromosome 34:
CGGAGCCTACATGCACACCAGGCCGGGTTGTGCGCTAACAAAGAGGTACGCTCTTCTCGTACACGCCTCTGCGAAACGCGCAAGCGGCACTGGCGATGGCTCGCTCGCCATGCCCGCTTCGTCTCCTCAATGTGTCGATGACGAGGAAACGGTAGCGTGGAGCAGTGCTTTCATGTCACTGGACAGCcccgacggcgctgcggcgttggACTGGCTAGCTGAGGCGCCGACAGAGACTGGTACACCACCTCCGTTTTGCCTTGCATCTGTCGCACCCGCACTTGCGACAGATGGCGAGCGTCgggcgagcagcgccaccgtcgtaCAGCATATGCACGCCCTCATCCTTTTTACGCCCCGTCGTATCCTGCAATTCGACGTGTGCTACCGGCGCGAGTCGACTGGTGACAGCATGACGCGGCTCGGGTTCGAAGTGCACGGGACCTACGAGGTTCACCGGCCGCAGCGCATTGTCGGCCTAGtccctcttccctcgccGAAGGCCccagcgccgcttcttttCTTCTACGGATCGGCTAGCAGCATCAGAGCAAACGGCGTTGGCAGCGGTGAGGATACGCGGTCCTTGTACGGACAACAGAGGCGGAGGTCGACGTGGGCTGTCGTCGTGGAGGTTCAAGCTTCTCTGCTTCATTGGCTCACAACGTGGAGCTcgcaggcgacggcgaaggcaatgctgctgagcagcagTGACGTGCAAGCCCACCTCTGTGAATCGGAACTCTTCGACAAGGTGCAGGCGATGGTCCAGGCAGAGTGCGCACGCATCCATCGTCATTTAGACGACCGCATGGACCGATTGGAAGCCATACTGCAACGACTCTTTCGGTCTTGAGAATAAAAAGCCAGAAGAAGAGATGGCCGGGAATGGCGCATcgttgctgcgccggcacacATTCACCCAGCCGTATCCATCTTCTACCCATTCGTTGGAAGCGAGAGCATCACAGCAAAacagcgagaaagagaaaggaagcAGAGTGGGGCCAAATGCCAAGCCGGAGCACTATCGCTGCCACCTAAACGGGCATGAGTGCCAAGCGCGTCGAAGTTCGAAAGGCATTGCCTGTCGCGTCATGGTCTGTCTTTTGTTGTcgtctcccccttcccctcaccccctgTGTTGTCTCCAGACGCAGGAGGAAGGCCAGCCCCCCGGGGCTCACCCGCGTGTTATTGTCTCTCTAGGGCTTTCCTCCacccctcgccctcttttttttcctctcctcttccttgtGCCCTTGATGCACATTCACCCtcggtgcgcgctgcgcatccgtCCTTGTTCCTGTGGTGGCTACGTGGTCttgtgcgtatgcgtgcgtcGCATACTCGAGACGTCatggaggcgaagaaggtCGAGGAAACGCGTGCTCTGGCGTGTCACGCACGTGATCTACTGCGGTATCAGCTCGTTGCTGCAGCTCACCGCCCACTGTGTATTGATGAGCAGAGAGAGCTGCGCAttgcactgcagcagctcctaCCCTGCCTCTCCATTATTCGGTCTTACGAGCAGGAGTATACCTACCTCTCCACGTACGAGCTTGCAATCAGCGCTGTCGGGCAAGTTCTCGGGAGCCTtgcagcggcggagacgacggTGAACGCAGAGGATAGGCAGCTCGTGAAAGCAAAGCATGACGCGGAGCACCACAGGAAGGAGGATAACCCCAAAGCGTCCGCAACACTGTcaacgccggcggcgccattggaggcggcagcggcgtttgTCCCAGCATCCTGCGCAAGACaggctgcagcgactgctTCCTCAGTGACGTGGAAGAACACGTACGGATGCGATGACGCCATTCTTGCCTTGCGCCAAGccacgacgctgccgctgcagcacccgtCCTTGTTTACTGGCCCGCGCCAACCATGGCGCCGCCTGTTGCTCTATGGGCCGCCCGGCACCGGCAAAACTCGTCtggccgctgcgacggcagccgagTACGGTGCCATGCTTCTCAGCGTGTCTGCCGCGGACTTGCTGAGCAAGTGGGtcggagagagcgagaagcaGGTGCGCCAGGCATTCATGCAagccgccgcttccgccccGCGGTGCGTCCTCTTCTTCGACGAAGTCGATGCCCTCTGCAGTGCGCGCGGCGGTCACGGGGAGAGCGAACTGGCGCGCCGACTAAAGACGGAGCTCCTGCTCCACCTGCAGATGGACCTGCCAGCGGTGACGGTACTGGCAGCCACGAACTTGCCATGGGAGCTGGACGCGGCCTTTCTTCGTCGATTTGACCGCTTTATTCACGTCAGTCTCCCCTCCGATGCGGTGAAGCGCCGGCTCTTGGGGTCCGAATTGCGCGGCGTGGCTCACACCATCACCGACGACGCGCTGGACCGCATTGTGGCACAGACGGATCGCTTCTCGGTGGTCGATGTGCGGCGGTTACTGTCGCAcgcggtgatggcgccggTGACGGAATGGCTGCGGCTGACTCAAGCCACGGTCGACGACCgtagcagcgacagcagagaAAGCGCTGAGGCGGGAAGTGATGGAATTGATGTactctgcaccgccgcctccactgcaccggctcccctcctccatcgtCCCTCAcccccacgcacgcacacagagtTGAAACACCGATCAGTGTACTGTCTTGCAGACACGGAAGTCCTCGGTGCCGGCGTGCGAAGCGTGACCTCAGGAACAGAGAGCACACCGTCTCCTTGCAGCTCACCGCGGCCATCTTCTCCGGTGGGTCCCGAGCGCTGCCCATCAAAGCATTCTTCCTCACTCCCGCACTGTAGGCACATGCACTGTCGGCTCCCGGGCAACCACGCCAACGACGTGCCTTTTGTGGAGTATCGCCACTTTGAAAGTGCACTGCAAGTAATTACGGCTACCACTTCCGCCGAGGAAATCGCGCGCTACGCcacgtggcgctgccgcagtgccgGCGTGTAGCTggtgggcggtggcggtcgcgACGAccccgcagcgccaccttcATCTTTGCACGACGTGCAGTGTTTTCTTTGGCTGCTGCGTTCGGCCCTCCCTCATCCTTTCTCCAGGCAATCTGTTGCTCATCCCATCTGCTGTTGACTGCTTCTCTTGCTCTGtttgttcgtgtgtgtgttccttTGTGCGTCACTTTGCGCAGGAACTTcggaggtgcgtgtgtgtgtgtggttgtgttTGGGCTCCTGCGCGACGGCCCAACGAGGCGCGCACCCGCGTCAACACAGCATGCACGCATaaaaaaataaaaaggaAACGCGTCAGACGTAAAGTTTTACCCCGAAGGGAAATGGGCAAAGGTCATCGCATGGGTTGGCGGTCTGCCTGAAATTGTGCGCAGCAGAGCTGTGTCCCAGCGAAGGTGCGCTTGTGGCGCCACTCGGCCGTGTTCCAGTGGAGGCGGTGAGTGGGACGTGCATGCAGTGGTGTGCCTGCATCGCTCTCTGCGGGCCAGTGGCCATGCACTGCTCTGTTTTCTCATTCTCtcctgccgctctctctctctctgtgactGTCTGTAcggtgcgcatgtgtgcgtctgtgcatTTCGATGCGCTTGTTCGCCCATGTTCCACAGCCTGGATTATTCATTCATTACGGGAAGATTGTGCGTGCAGGTCACATCATGACAATTCGGGTTATGCTGCAGGCGATGGACCAGGGCCATCTGCTGGTAAACAACGTTGACAAGTATGTCCGCGCAGGACGTGGGGTCATGGTTTACATTGCCTTCCTCTCAGACAGAGACAGCGCACCGATCACCGACGAGGctctgcgccacgccgtggATGTGCTGCTCCAGACCAAAATCTTCACGCACTTTTCACCAGAAAAGATGATCAACCAGCCCCAATCGCTGGAAGAGTGTCCTGAGATGGACATCCTCATTGTTCCACAGGCGTCGCTGGGCGGCAAGGTGAAGGGGCGTTCGGTGCAGTTTCACCAGCTCGTCGCCAAGGGCGTGGGCGCAGCGCTGTACGATCGCTTCTGCCACTTTGTCCGCGTCGCCCGCGGAGTGGATGAGTCCCGCGTGGACGCCAATGGGGCACCACTGAACGAAGGAGATGCTCCGAAGGCGGAGGGCTGGATCAAGTACAACTCCCGCGTCATCTCCGGCACCTTTGGGAATCGCCAGGGTCTGCGATTCGAATCGGAAGGGCCGTTCACGCACATGTTTGACATTTGATTCTGGCGACGCCGAAGGGAAAATCGAAGATTGGAGGTGTCGATGCGAGCAACAACTCAAACGCAACGCGCGTGACGCCAGAGCATCCCCTCTGCGTACGTGGAGGTCAGAAGACCTCGCGGCAAACAGTAACGCTCTTCTCGACGCTCGTCTttccccactccctctccgcgcgcCAGCCGCATCTTCATCTTGGGCGCGAGTGACAGGTATGCCTTTCGCTCGCGGTTTGGGaaaggacgaggaagacggtGCAGTGCGCGCACAACCGGAAAGGTATATTTGCAGCGCGTAGAACGTGTGAGAAGGTTGAAtcatctgtgtgtgtgtgtgtgtgttcgaCTCTCTTtctgcggtggtgcggtCATCGATTGCGGAACGCTGCTCCTTTTCGATGCAGCGTGTACGAAACCGTGCATCCTGTAGCGCTGCACACGCTTTACCGTGTTTACGACGTTTACAGACCCAACGGAAACAATTCGTACGCTTTCCTGTTCTTACCGATAGAGTGTCTATCATTGCTGTCCCTGCGAGGAAAAGAGCACGAAAATATCCTCTTCTGTAttgcgcccccccccccatcatcaccaccagcactggctctcttccttccgctcacctcttctccgccaccCTGATCATCTCACAAACAAGCGGCGATTACGTCCGTGTGTACGTGCAGCCTCTCAAGCACTTGCATGTGCGCACTCAAAGAGGTGTTGTGCCATCTGCTTGCGCTCGAAAAGAGGACGACAACGTCTTGTTTGTTTGGTTTCTTTTCCTTCGGCTACCCGCATTTCATCGAAATTCATCTATGGCACTTTCAAGCAGCGGATCTGCCGCGTTGGGGAATAGGATTGCAcgggcgacagcggcggcaccgcagtgGACAGTacagcagcggtgcttcCGACAGCTAATGAAGTCGCTTCGAGGTGCCTACTTCCACGACCGCTCGAAACTATTTTGGGCACGGCATCGCGTCCTCGTGGAGTTCTACAAGTACTCCCGcgtggaagaggagaaagacgtgctgctgctcgtcggcATCGGCAACGAAATCGCGACCTTCGTGGCCGAGTACATGAAAGTAGACGTTGGCGCCATCATGGAGCATAACGAAAAGATCCAGTCGCTTCCGGTAGCCAAGGCAAAAAAGTACCGTGAGGAGTATTTGCTACATGAGAAGCAGCATGAGTCGTGGTGTAAGCAGAAGATTCGACTCATGATGGaccgccggccgccaccaccgtaTCCGTTCTCTTAAGTGGCGCActtgtgggggtggggaacgggggggggggcaaaagaggagaagagggggtaAGAGTGCGTCTCCTGACGTTTGCTGGCGCACGTGCGGACGAGAGGTGGCAGGGAAGGAGGCGTTTGAGGTGCGCTGAGCCAACAGCCGTAGGTGGCTCGGCTGTCGGctgactctctctctcattctCTTTTCCTGCCTTCCATAGAGCGTCCATCCGAGCCCTCTTTGTGCATCATTTCCCCacttgcccccccccccttcacacacacacacagcacccTCACAGTCTCTCCTTACGTGTTCACACAAATACATGAAGAAGAAGCGGttcggaaaaaaaaaaacagaaaaaacCGGGAGCAAAAGAGCCGCGTCACGTATGTCTTCGGGGCAGAGACTCTGCCGCGTGATGGCGCGTCTACTCGGTTTATGTTCCGTGTGTCGCGGAGAGGGTTGTAGTTCTTCCGGACAAGGGCCTCCCGTTCTGTAGAAGACCGCGGCAACTCTATCGATTCTGAACGTCAGGGGTGTTGGCGTCGTTGCTCTGCCAAAATgacctctctctttcacttTGTTTTCCCCTCGTTGATTGTCGTGCTCGCCCACTGCCGGCATTCGCCGCATGGGCCCACTACATCATCGCTTTTGCCCGTGTGTAACcggtgggagggaggggggcactCTCTTGAAGGAGTCAGAGCCACCCCTCTATCGTATCCACGAAATCGAAACACGCCCGTGCACACAAACGTGCAGTCGTCGCTCACGTCAAACCACCTCATCGCACACCACCGCACAGGTgccatcttttttttttccgcgaAGAAGCGAAATCAACCACAAAGAGAAGCCAAAGCGCTCGCATACCCTACTCCATCTTcgtgcgcctcctctctctttctccgtctTTCTACTCGCCACACAGCCTCGGCGCCCGCCCCTCATACTCCCTTTTGCTGTGGTGCTTTTCCGCTACGTTCTGCGAGTGTGGATACacctctctttttgtttcccCCGTCTCTCTTAGTCTCCTACGCGCACGCCATCGTTGCTGTCGCCGTCACGTGCACAGTCTCCATAGCCatcacaaaaaaaaaagcaaaacagaaaacacacacatacgcattCTTTTTCACGCGCAATGGTTGCCTTCACTCCCGACTCCCGCGGGCGCAACTGCGTCACTATCCACAGCGAAGATGGCTCCAGCGTTACCGTCTATGAGCAAGGCGCGCACGTCAGTAGCTGGAAGACCAAGGATGGAAAAGAGCATCTGTACCTCAGCCCCACTGCCATCTTCGCTGACCGCACCGCCCTGCGTGGTGGCGTGCCGCTGATCTTCCCGCAGTTCGGGGCTTACGgcccgctgcagccgtcgcaCGGCTTCGCGCGCATTCGTTCGTGGAGCATCGAGGATGCCCAGAGCGGCAGGGCGAGCTTTTCGTTGCGCGTGCCCCTGtgcgagctgctgccggaGGATTCTTCTCTCACCGATTCCCCGCAGAGCGCCGTCAACCTGCTGTACACGATTTGCTTCAGCAACACCGAGCTGAAGCTGCGTATGAAGGTCACGAACACAAGCGAGGAACAGTCAGCACCGTTTCAGTTTGCCTTCCACACGTATTTCGCAGTGTCCGACGTTTCGAAGACGGTAGTCAGCGGCGTCAACCGCTCTCCTTTCGTCGACAACTGCAAGGCGCGCGGCAACCCGAACACACAGCCGAGCCCGCCGGAGCAACTGTGGATTATTCGTGGCGAGCACGACCGCGTTTACCCCGACCAAGCGTGCGCCATCGTCCTCCAGGACCTGGGCACGAAGACCACGCTTCAAATCTCCAGTCCTAACCTAAGCGACGTGTGCCTCTGGAACCCTGGTGAGTCCAAGTGCGCTGCGATGAAGGACATGCCACCGGATGGCTACAAGcactttgtgtgtgtggagcaCGGCAAAATGCTGAaaaaggtggtggtgccgccgtgctcgAGCTGGACCGGCACGCAGGAGATCGCAATCATAGCTGAAAGTCCTCGTGAGTCGAACATATAGGCACGGTTCGGAGGCAgcaaaaaggaaaggaagcgCGACAGAAACGCTTCCCACGAGGCGTGCATTTCTTCTGCGGCCTCGAGCGCTGGATATGCCTGCTCTTGCCggtgcacacatacacatgcacacacctGCTTTCATCCTTTTTCTCCGTCGTCGCTTTGGGCGCGTTGCAGGCGCGGCGACGGGTGGCTTGGTGCAGTGTCCCCAGACTGGGCCGTCTAGCCAACTGCGACCAACACATACATACGCGTAACTCCACATACGCTGAGAGAGCAGAGGCAGAACCGGAAGCAGACGGAGAATGCGCGCGTGGCTGATGCCCACGTATCCGCTAGTCAATATAGTTGCGCACTTCAATGTTACCTGAAACTCACCCATAAAGTTCACGGCCCATCGTTTTTGCCTGTGATGGTATATTCTTCCCCTGCGCATTTCCGAAGTGAATAACTAAATgctgcgtgcttgtgtgtgctcgcGTAGGCGACCTCCTCTGGCACGCACCACCTCACAGTGCGTCGTATCTCAGGGTtcgctgccccccccccccacttcCGCTGTCTCCTATCAAATGCCGATCCAACCACTTGTGGTGGTGCCAGGGTTAGGCACCTACGATTAGAGGAGGCCAAACCGATTATACCGCtacggatgtcggcggcgacgtcgtggatggcgtggcATTGGAGCGACCTGGGTACGTGCACACAGCTTGTTCCATCCATACGATTGGGCAGCGTGTGCCCGCGTGACTCAAACGTGTAGCGCACCCTGGCCCTCAACACTGACTACTGGTGGCGGAGCGCCTGAGTGTCACCCCGAGAGAGATACACCAAGTGTGGCGACCTGCATGATGGGGGGAGCGGCAGTGAAGCGACCTGCAAAAAggcgtgtgggtggtgggTAGAATTTGAGGCAGGGAGCCGAGCTCTGctgactgagtcggcgcattgctgcagcgcgcgtcCACAGCAGATTCGTGCCACGcgatgtgtctgtgtggcaGGCAGTGGCAGAGCGGAGCTGAACTCATGTTGTATGGCAGCGAATGGGCACGTCGAAGGAAAAGCCAAatcatttttttttatcACTTTGATGTCCTGGTGCGTGTTTGGGGAGCATTCGATGTTGCCACGTGTTCATGTGCGCATATGTTTGCTTCGCTTGGTTTCTTGCTTCCGTTTTCTCATTGTATCTGGTCcatccacgcacacacacacacacacacaaacctcCTTTTTTTCATCGGTCTCTCCACTGCCTTTGCGGATATGCCCgcatgtgtgcttgtgtgtgtgtgtgtgtgccttcaCGTGCTCTGTAGTGTATCTGACGTGTATCATCGACAGGGGGAGGGTACGTCAGCGCCCGGCGTTacgtgtttgcgtgtgcatATAACCACGGGTGTGCGTGGACGGGCATCGGCACATGCCGCCTTAGCCGTTCTCCATGGTATTTGCATGACTACAGGAGTGAGTTCGATGGCTGAAACATCTCATTAGTATTGCTTACGTTCTCTCTCATTTTATGCACTTGTTGCTCTCTCCGTGGGAGTGCTCGAGAGGCCGTTTATTATTattatgtgtgtgtgtgtcgtgttGATGATGCGACTCGCATGCATCACGACTGTCAGCGACGTGTTGCATCAAGGCGAGCTCCCCGTCCTCCTTTATATGCCTATGCTGAGGCGGGGTAGATGGATCCCTTGCACCTCAGAGCAGCACTacagaggaaaagagaaagcgTGGGATGAGGGTACACGTGTGCTTGCGTATACGCTACAGAAcaggagctgcggcagttgaaaaagaaaacagaacGGCATCATCATGTCACGAGGGGCAGCCAAAGGATTCTAAGGACGCGGAAGACAGAGGAACCCCTTGTGGCGGGCTGTGGGGCGGTGTGCCGCAGGGAATGCAAAAAGCGGGTGCACCTCTGCTCTCAACGTTGAGcatttgttttttttttccgtgcAACGCTCACGGCCGCCTTACCTGGTCCAAAGTCATTCAGAGCTTGCGGCCTCTTGGGGACACGGGAAAGCTACCCGCATGCGCGAGAAACCCACCCCTGCCTCGTTCTTCGCAGCACTCCCGCTCTCCTTAGCTTGTGCTCTCgccacgcagacacacacacacacgcgcactggCTCTGTCTCTTACGTTTGCGTCCTTTACCGTCTCCTGTTTTCCTTCCTCTGCGCCTTCTCCCCTTagccctcctccacccgGCGAACAGAAACATTTTCTCGCAAATCAAGGCGCGAGAAGACAACGCAAAGGAAAacggaggcgcacgcacatacgcacaaaGGTggtctctcctctttctcatCCGTTCTTTTATTtatgtggtgtgtgtgtgtgccttttGGCTCCTGTCCCCTTGTCGTCCCATCTTTTGTTTCCTGCAtacctctctttctctcagtagcagcagccgtgcatCGCGACCTACAGATCAAAGTCGTCACCTCCTCCTATTCTTCCGCGctcgcacagacacgcacgcacgatTTCCATTACCCTTCCCCCtaccctcttctttctccgTCTAACGTGCGTCTGCGGCGTCCTCAGTGGAGGGgggccgcggcagcctcgtGTGAGTTGAGGTGCAAACGAAAACGGGAAGTGTAATAAacgagaacgaaaaaaaagcgtcGTGGGCTTCCGAGGCACtgggcatgcacgcacgcacacagacagacagatACATACAGCGGAAAACGAAAATTAGAGGTGTGCGGCGCGGGGGCATTTCCCCATCTCCTGTCGATTGAAGTCTGTCTCTACTTTGTTTCCGGCATTGAGGGGAGGCACGCACAAGATCGAacctgctctccctctctctcttctgaACCCTTTTCCGGCGGCGCGCATCAAGTCTGCTCTGTCGCTCGACCGGTTAAGCCAACGCGTCAAGAAATCGGCACTACACGACAAGCAGGTTATCATTTTGTTTTGGTGCCCGAGAAGCTAACGGTGGGGCCAACCGTTACCCCACCTatccctccacccccttcccATCCACGTATAAACACAAGAAACGAGTAGACGCGCAGCGCAGTatttgccccccccccgtgtCGCGGAAAGGTTTGCTTATCTTTGTTGTGGTGTTTGTCTCCTGTTTCACTTGAGTGGCTCCGCtgtcgcttttcttttttcttcgttctGTTTGCCAGAAGCACCAAATCTCCGAGACACGACGGTGGAGAGTGTGCGCGCCCATTTCTCCTTTGATTCGTagttccccccccctctcccctctttctctgtcttgAGGTTCCTTCTTATATTTTCGTTTTTCTGCGTGTGCCAGTGAGGTGCGCGCTcgtatctctctctcctctgttcGTGGAATTTGGGCCCACTCGTGTATTTCTTGTCTGTCGCTCGACACGAGCGAGTCTTGTCACCCTTCCCCAGCTATCCGACCAGAGCCGCCTCTTATTTGAACCCGGGATCCCCACCGCTCCACCTATTCgtgccgtctctctctctctctctttccctcgcGGCCTTGTTCACATACATTCTTGTTCTCTTCTTtggtttcctttttttttttacttcTCTCGCCGCGcagacacaaacacagacagAGGTGCACACTTTATTCTTCATCTCTCAGACATCAAATTTTTTGTTGCTTCCTTTCCTTCGTATTCTATATCTACCCTCCATCTCCGCCCCGGATGCACCTTACCTAAACCTCTCGCATTTCTCTCCATCTGTATTACCTACTCCTTCTTTCGCGCCATCATTTTAGTTCGCGGCTGCTTACTGTGGTGGGTGTATTGTGTTTTTCTGTGttcttttcgtgtgcgtgtgcgtgta
Protein-coding regions in this window:
- a CDS encoding ATPase-like protein, yielding MRASHTRDVMEAKKVEETRALACHARDLLRYQLVAAAHRPLCIDEQRELRIALQQLLPCLSIIRSYEQEYTYLSTYELAISAVGQVLGSLAAAETTVNAEDRQLVKAKHDAEHHRKEDNPKASATLSTPAAPLEAAAAFVPASCARQAAATASSVTWKNTYGCDDAILALRQATTLPLQHPSLFTGPRQPWRRLLLYGPPGTGKTRLAAATAAEYGAMLLSVSAADLLSKWVGESEKQVRQAFMQAAASAPRCVLFFDEVDALCSARGGHGESELARRLKTELLLHLQMDLPAVTVLAATNLPWELDAAFLRRFDRFIHVSLPSDAVKRRLLGSELRGVAHTITDDALDRIVAQTDRFSVVDVRRLLSHAVMAPVTEWLRLTQATVDDRSSDSRESAEAGSDGIDVLCTAASTAPAPLLHRPSPPRTHTELKHRSVYCLADTEVLGAGVRSVTSGTESTPSPCSSPRPSSPVGPERCPSKHSSSLPHCRHMHCRLPGNHANDVPFVEYRHFESALQVITATTSAEEIARYATWRCRSAGV
- a CDS encoding aldose 1-epimerase-like protein, translated to MVAFTPDSRGRNCVTIHSEDGSSVTVYEQGAHVSSWKTKDGKEHLYLSPTAIFADRTALRGGVPLIFPQFGAYGPLQPSHGFARIRSWSIEDAQSGRASFSLRVPLCELLPEDSSLTDSPQSAVNLLYTICFSNTELKLRMKVTNTSEEQSAPFQFAFHTYFAVSDVSKTVVSGVNRSPFVDNCKARGNPNTQPSPPEQLWIIRGEHDRVYPDQACAIVLQDLGTKTTLQISSPNLSDVCLWNPGESKCAAMKDMPPDGYKHFVCVEHGKMLKKVVVPPCSSWTGTQEIAIIAESPRESNI